One region of Brassica napus cultivar Da-Ae chromosome A10, Da-Ae, whole genome shotgun sequence genomic DNA includes:
- the LOC106371481 gene encoding inactive protein kinase SELMODRAFT_444075 produces the protein MKQKGSRERGVVVGKKVMVAVRASKEIPKAALLWTLTHVVQPGDRVRLLVVVPSNYTSKKIWGFSRFTSDCASGYGRFLAGTDTDRKDDIHESCSQMMFQLHNVYDADKINVRIKIVFASPDGVIAAEAKKSNSNWVILDRGLKYEKKCCMEQLECNLVVIKKSQPKVIRLNLVKNADTAHPQAISTLTSKSARSSRKGKKLREPFVTPASSPDQEGSSSQTTTDMGTTSSISSSDAGASPFLASQVFEGLNPWVSDGNKSFFESDSDSDGDKWSPLSMASSSVTASVVVSPSGDLSKPHTETPRKSRFASVLRLGSSRKEPEAGKEIRNSDTCLNKSVREVVSLSRKPAPGPPPLCSICQHKAPKFGNPPRWFTYGELETATKGFSKGSFLAEGGFGSVHRGTLPDGQIIAVKQYKIASTQGDREFCSEVEVLSCAQHRNVVMLIGLCVEDGKRLLVYEYICNGSLHSHLYGLGKEPLGWSARQKVAVGAARGLRYLHEECRVGCIVHRDMRPNNILLTHDFEPLVGDFGLARWQPEGDKGVETRVIGTFGYLAPEYAQSGQITEKADVYSFGVVLVELITGRKAMDIKRPKGQQCLTEWARPLLQKQAIKELLDPRLMNCYSEQEVYCMALCAYLCIRRDPNSRPRMSQVLRMLEGDVVMNPM, from the exons ATGAAGCAGAAGGGTAGTAGAGAGAGAGGTGTTGTGGTAGGGAAGAAAGTAATGGTGGCTGTTAGAGCTTCAAAGGAGATCCCTAAAGCAGCTCTTCTTTGGACTTTAACTCATGTTGTCCAACCTGGAGATCGAGTTaggcttcttgttgttgttcctTCCAATTACACAA GTAAAAAAATTTGGGGATTTTCTAGATTTACCAGCGACTGTGCTTCAGGCTATGGTAGATTTCTTGCTGGGACTGATACAGATCGGAAGGATGATATTCATGAGTCTTGTTCTCAGATGATGTTCCAGTTACACAATGTTTATGATGCAGACAAG ATAAATGTCAGAATCAAAATTGTTTTTGCTTCACCTGATGGAGTCATTGCTGCTGAAGCCAAGAAATCAAACTCAAACTGGGTCATTCTTGACAG GGGACTGAAGTATGAGAAGAAATGCTGTATGGAGCAGCTAGAGTGCAACCTTGTGGTGATCAAGAAGTCACAGCCAAAGGTTATTCGTCTCAACTTGGTGAAAAATGCAGATACAGCGCATCCACAAGCCATTTCCACCTTAACTTCAAAGTCTGCGAGAAGctcaagaaaaggaaaaaaactgAGGGAACCGTTTGTGACTCCGGCCAGCAGTCCAGACCAAGAAGGTTCTTCTTCACAGACCACAACCGATATGGGAACAACTTCATCAATATCTAGCTCTGATGCAGGAGCTTCACCGTTTCTTGCCTCTCAAGTCTTTGAGGGACTCAATCCATGGGTCAGTGATGGAAACAAGAGCTTCTTTGAATCTGATTCTGACTCTGATGGTGATAAGTGGAGTCCTTTATCAATGGCTTCCTCATCTGTGACAGCATCTGTTGTCGTGAGTCCTAGTGGGGACTTGTCCAAACCTCACACAGAAACTCCAAGAAAATCAAGATTTGCTTCGGTTCTGAGACTCGGTTCGTCTAGGAAAGAGCCTGAAGCGGGAAAGGAGATCCGTAACTCTGATACATGCTTAAACAAAAGCGTGAGGGAAGTTGTTTCTTTATCAAGAAAGCCAGCTCCTGGACCTCCTCCACTGTGTTCAATATGTCAACACAAGGCACCTAAATTCGGAAACCCTCCAAGATGGTTCACTTATGGCGAGCTGGAGACAGCAACTAAAGGTTTCTCTAAAGGGAGTTTCTTGGCTGAAGGTGGGTTTGGTTCTGTTCACAGAGGAACGTTACCAGATGGTCAGATCATTGCTGTGAAGCAATATAAGATTGCTAGTACACAAGGTGACAGAGAGTTCTGCTCTGAAGTTGAGGTCTTGAGCTGTGCTCAGCATCGGAACGTTGTTATGCTCATTGGACTATGCGTGGAAGATGGGAAGAGGCTGCTCGTTTATGAGTATATCTGCAATGGGTCGTTGCATTCTCATCTCTATG GTTTGGGGAAAGAGCCGTTGGGATGGTCAGCGAGGCAAAAAGTTGCGGTTGGAGCAGCTCGTGGGTTGAGATACCTTCATGAAGAATGCAGAGTAGGTTGCATCGTTCATAGGGACATGCGTCCTAACAATATTCTCCTCACTCATGATTTTGAGCCTTTG GTTGGAGATTTTGGTCTTGCGAGATGGCAACCAGAAGGAGATAAAGGAGTTGAAACCAGGGTGATTGGAACTTTCGG GTACTTAGCACCTGAGTATGCACAAAGTGGACAGATCACAGAGAAAGCAGATGTGTACTCTTTTGGGGTTGTTTTAGTTGAGCTGATCACAGGAAGAAAAGCTATGGACATTAAACGTCCTAAAGGTCAACAATGTCTCACAGAATGG gcAAGACCGTTGTTGCAGAAACAAGCTATTAAAGAGCTTCTTGATCCACGGCTAATGAACTGTTACTCTGAACAAGAAGTTTACTGTATGGCGCTATGTGCTTACCTATGCATTCGCCGTGACCCTAACTCTAGGCCACGAATGTCTCAG GTGTTACGGATGTTGGAAGGAGACGTTGTCATGAACCCAATGTAG
- the LOC106370323 gene encoding transcription factor MYBS3-like: MGRRCSHCGNVGHNSRTCSSYKTRVIRLFGVHVDTRGSSPPPLPPPPSSLLAAAMKKSFSMDCLPACSTSSSSFAGYLSDGLTHRTPDRKKGVPWTEEEHRTFLIGLEKLGKGDWRGISRNFVVTKSPTQVASHAQNYFLRQATTLHHKRRRTSLFDMVFAGNFEENSTIPGNDRIGSTTDVVWKQGSVNPCLGYQDPEVSEPGDSGELDLDLKLASLRTSESNIRPISVT, encoded by the exons ATGGGCAGAAGATGCTCACACTGTGGAAACGTAGGACATAACTCAAGGACATGTTCTTCTTACAAAACAAGAGTCATTAGGCTCTTTGGTGTTCATGTAGACACTAGAGGCTCTTCTCCGCCACCTCTTCCTCCTCCGCCGTCGTCACTTTTAGCCGCTGCAATGAAGAAAAGCTTTAGCATGGATTGCCTGCCCGCATGTTctacctcttcctcttcattcgcCGGTTATCTCTCCGACGGTCTCACCCACAGAACACCCGACCGCAAAAAGG GGGTTCCATGGACGGAGGAAGAGCACCGTACATTTTTAATTGGATTAGAAAAGCTTGGAAAAGGAGATTGGAGAGGAATCTCTAGAAACTTTGTCGTCACAAAATCTCCGACACAAGTGGCAAGTCATGCTCAAAATTACTTTCTCCGTCAAGCCACCACTCTCCATCACAAGAGACGCCGCACCAGTCTCTTCGACATG GTTTTCGCCGGCAACTTTGAAGAAAATAGTACCATTCCAGGTAATGATCGTATTGGTTCGACCACAgatgttgtttggaaacaaggatCAGTCAATCCTTGTCTTGGATATCAAGATCCTGAAGTATCCGAGCCGGGTGACTCAGGTGAACTTGATCTTGATCTGAAGCTTGCGTCTCTTCGGACTTCCGAATCGAATATTAGACCCATCAGCGTTACGtga
- the LOC106371479 gene encoding protein EFFECTOR OF TRANSCRIPTION 2, with amino-acid sequence MNFGDGSFFAVVPTVYKREEYKRTKHDAVFSKWKILIGSNDWEDFKNGKDGVARYRVQNLPRRSCPGLYELGVAVIGHDQARKLDSDDVLAAYLGQAESVRSRLQSYGRSGAHLRRVNNNNLNDCEAIESPDKKTVTAGLFEDIFFKDGSVVYRWAPMGSKREAEATEGMLLSTFDYAWNKGSNGERRQLDLLIKLGDREFMRSRKSGISRVLFPFLRNQVGIRIKGEKHVLEEERKLSSDVVEEKKKSFGFLASIIKLSRSRPQPVSDKLDEIDGSVCGVILGNGGRCNRSPVKGRKRCEEHKGQRVCRVSPVKQQPESSVGQDYNHEDSDVTCGVILANMEPCSKRPVLGRKRCEDHKGMRINAFLFLLNRTDREKTVETEKSDPEPPTGNIAEEEALSRFCEATTKSGGPCTRSSPKGSKRCWQHKEKTSGDSLPVKFHPVAGTQVICGVKVSNGLVCERSPVKGRKRCEEHKGMRVIIPS; translated from the exons ATGAATTTCGGCGACGGCAGTTTCTTCGCCGTCGTCCCCACTGTATACAAGAGAGAAGAGTACAAGCGAACCAAACACGACGCCGTTTTCTCCAAGTGGAAG ATTCTGATAGGATCCAATGATTGGGAGGATTTCAAAAACGGGAAAGACGGTGTAGCAAGATACAGAGTCCAGAACTTACCTCGTAGATCTTGTCCTGGTCTGTATGAGCTCGGTGTAGCAGTCATCGGTCATGACCAAGCCCGGAAGCTCGACTCCGATGATGTCCTCGCTGCATATCTAGGACAGGCTGAAAGCGTTAGATCTAGACTTCAAAGTTATGGAAGATCCGGTGCTCATTTGCGAAGAGTTAACAACAATAACCTTAACGACTGTGAAGCCATCGAGTCTCCTGATAAGAAGACTGTGACCGCTGGTTTGTTTGAGGACATATTCTTCAAAGATGGCTCGGTTGTGTATAGATGGGCTCCG ATGGGGTCTAAGAGGGAAGCTGAGGCAACGGAAGGGATGCTTTTGAGCACGTTTGACTATGCGTGGAACAAAGGAAGCAACGGGGAACGACGCCAGCTTGATCTGCTTATAAAGCTCGGTGATCGCGAGTTTATGAGGAGCAGAAAGTCCGGGATATCACGAGTGCTGTTCCCTTTTCTCCGGAACCAAGTTGGTATCAGAATCAAAGGGGAGAAGCATgtgcttgaagaagagagaaagctaAGCTCTGATGttgttgaagagaagaagaagagtttcgGTTTCCTCGCTTCCATTATCAAACTCTCCCGGTCTAGACCTCAGCCGGTTTCAGACAAACTTGATGAGATAGATGGTTCTGTTTGTGGAGTCATACTTGGAAATGGTGGTCGTTGTAATAGAAGTCCAGTTAAAGGAAGAAAGAGATGCGAAGAGCATAAAGGGCAGAGAGTTTGCCGTGTTTCACCGGTAAAACAACAGCCCGAGAGTTCTGTCGGACAAGATTACAATCACGAAGACTCTGATGTCACGTGTGGAGTGATCTTAGCAAACATGGAGCCTTGCAGTAAGAGACCTGTTCTAGGAAGAAAACGGTGCGAGGATCATAAAGGCATGAGGATCAACGCTTTCCTCTTTCTTCTTAACCGGACAGACCGTGAGAAAACCGTCGAAACCGAGAAATCTGATCCCGAACCGCCTACCGGAAACatagctgaagaagaagctttgaGTCGCTTCTGTGAAGCTACAACAAAGAGTGGTGGACCTTGCACAAGAAGTTCTCCTAAAGGAAGCAAAAGGTGTTGGCAACACAAGGAGAAAACCTCCGGCGATAGCTTGCCGGTAAAGTTTCATCCGGTGGCCGGAACACAAGTGATATGCGGTGTTAAAGTGAGTAATGGATTGGTCTGTGAAAGATCTCCGGTAAAGGGACGTAAAAGATGTGAAGAGCATAAGGGAATGAGAGTCATCATCCCTTCATGA
- the LOC106369626 gene encoding inactive protein kinase SELMODRAFT_444075-like — protein sequence MVRSLLLSNIRSQGDREFCSEVEVLSCAQHRNVVMLIGLCVEDGKRLLVYEYICNGSLHSHLYGLGKEPLGWSARQKVAVGAARGLRYLHEECRVGFIVHRDMRPNNILLTHDFEPLVGDFGLARWQPEGDKGVETRVIGTFGYLAPEYAQRGQITEKADVYSFGVVIVELITGRKAMDIKRPKGQQCLTEWERPLLQKQAIKELLDPRLMNCYSEQEVYCMALCAYLCIRRDPNSRPRMSQVLRMLEGDVFMNPM from the exons ATGGTCAGATCATTGCTGTTAAGCAATATAAGATCGCAAGGTGACAGAGAGTTCTGCTCTGAAGTTGAGGTCTTGAGCTGTGCTCAGCATCGGAACGTTGTGATGCTTATTGGACTATGCGTGGAAGATGGGAAGAGGCTGCTTGTTTATGAGTATATCTGCAATGGGTCGTTGCATTCTCATCTCTATG GTTTGGGGAAAGAGCCGTTGGGATGGTCAGCGCGACAAAAGGTTGCGGTTGGAGCAGCGCGTGGGTTGAGATACCTTCATGAAGAATGCAGAGTCGGTTTCATTGTTCATAGGGACATGCGTCCTAACAATATTCTCCTCACTCATGATTTTGAGCCTTTG GTTGGAGATTTCGGGCTAGCGAGATGGCAACCAGAAGGAGATAAAGGAGTTGAAACTAGAGTGATTGGAACTTTCGG gtACTTGGCACCTGAATATGCACAAAGGGGACAGATTACAGAGAAAGCAGATGTTTACTCATTTGGTGTTGTTATAGTTGAGCTTATCACTGGAAGAAAAGCTATGGACATTAAACGTCCTAAAGGTCAACAATGTCTCACCGAATGG gAAAGACCGTTGTTGCAGAAACAAGCTATTAAAGAGCTTCTTGATCCACGTCTAATGAATTGTTACTCTGAACAAGAAGTTTACTGTATGGCGCTATGTGCTTATCTTTGCATTCGACGTGACCCTAACTCTAGGCCACGAATGTCTCAG GTGTTACGGATGTTAGAAGGAGACGTTTTCATGAACCCAATGTAA
- the LOC111201303 gene encoding glutathione synthetase, chloroplastic-like — MVGGCSPLSYSSSSTFIATTTLSSPTSLFLRSFLIQCPLNLRKPAPLRCLRSLTMESPKPILDFEKFDNGFVQKLVYDALVWSSLHGLVVGDKTYQRSGTVPGVGMMHAPITLLPTPFPESYWNQACEVAPIFNELVDRISLDGKFIQDSLSRF; from the exons ATGGTCGGTGGCTGCTCTCCCCTGTCTTATTCTTCCTCCTCCACTTTCATTGCCACTACTACTTTGTCTTCTCCTACATCTCTCTTTCTAAGAAGCTTCCTTATCCAGTGCCCTTTAAATCTGAGAAAGCCTGCACCTTTAAGGTGTCTGAGATCACTAACGATGGAATCCCCGAAACCCATCCTCGATTTCGAAAAGTTCGACAATGGGTTTGTTCAGAAACTCGTCTACGATGCTCTCGTTTGGTCTTCCCTTCACGGCCTTGTCGTCGGTGACAAAACTTATCAG AGATCAGGAACAGTTCCAGGGGTTGGGATGATGCACGCCCCCATCACATTGCTGCCGACTCCATTCCCTGAAAGTTACTGGAACCAAGCTTGCGAAGTTGCTCCCATCTTCAACGAGTTGGTTGATCGTATCAGCTTGGATGGCAAGTTCATACAAGATAGTCTCTCCAGGTTTTAG